The nucleotide sequence GCAGATGTTGCCCTGGGTGTCGACGTTGGGGTGGTAGCAGGGCGTCAGGAACCGCACGGTGGGCGCGGTGTAGGGGTACCCACTGGGGAACTCCAGAGACAGCTTGTACCGCAGCTCCTCGTaggcctggggacaggggtcAGGGGGGCACCGCCAGGGGGAcgggcagccccagggaggaCCGAGATCATCCTCAGTACAGGGAGAGCAAGGGACACCCGGGACCCCTTGCTCACCGTGCCAGCGGCACCATCGATGGTCCCGATCCACTTGAAGAGATTGTCGGACTCGGGGAAGGCAGAGATGCCTTTGTCACCGGACATCTGCGGGGATAGCGCGTCAGGGCGGCCCGGGACCCCCCGGCTCGGTCCTGGgaccccggcccggccccccacTCACCATGAGCGccatcagctcctgctgcagcctgcgGGGGAAGGACACGTtaccggcccggcccggcggagcagccccggccctcCCGCCCCCGGCTCACCTCTTCCCGACCGCGCCGCGGGCCGCCGTGGCTCCCGCCTCAGCCGCTTTGCGGGCGGCCGCGTTGGGCACGGCGGCGGGGTCGGCGTTCTGTGAGGCCATGGCGGCTCCGGGGCACCGGGCTCCGCTccggccgccgctgcccggcGGCTCAGGGGCGCGGGACGCGGCTGCCGCTCCTGGGCTGCGCCGCACCGGCCTCCACTCCCTCCCGCCCGCGGCGGCGCTCGGCGCAGAACCCGGACCCCGCTGCGGCTGCTCCGATGCTGGCGCTGCCGGAGGCTCTCCGGTCGGTGCAGGGTGCTCCCGGTGGGGCGGTGCGGAATCAGGGGGCTCTCCGCGGGGCTCGGGGATCTCCCGGTGCGGCGGTACCGTCTCGGGGCGCTCCCGTCCGGTCCCGCCAGCTCCCGCGCTGCGTTTGAATGTTTCCAACGTGCGGCCCCTCCGCCAATCAGCGCGCAGCCCCATTCGAGTCAGCCAATCACCGCTCGGCGAGGATGCGGCTGCCGCGGTAACTGCCGGCAGCCGCCGATTGGCCGCCGGGCGCCGCCGCGGAAACGTCGCGATTGGTCCCGCGGGCCCTTAAAGGGCCAGAGCCCCCCTATTCTCTACGACGCAGCGGAGGCGAGTGCGAAGCGGCTTTAttgggggccgggggggcctcAGGGCTCGGGGGGACCCTCGGGGACCGGCACATCCCCCCCGCGGCGAAGCGTCTCCATGTGCTTCTGCATCTTCTCTGTCATCCATGCAGGTGGGACAAAGGgcttcagctcctccagccGCAGGTCAACAGAGTCCCTGGGGAGAGGGGGGGTTAGACAGGGGGGACCCCAGCACCAACCCCCAACCAGCTCCAACCCCCAAACCCCGGACACCAACTCCCAACCAGCACCGAGCCCCCAATACCCAGCACTGAGCCCCCCACCCAGTACAGAGCAGGATCCCTCCAGCATGGGGGCTCTAgggcagcacccccagctcagcagcactgcGGCAACTCTGCCTAGGGTCTCACCTGTAATCGTCGCTGGCTGCCAAGTCCCGGATGTCCTCTTCCACGAGCAGGTAGGCCTGTGGCACAAAGGGACACAGCTCAGGACAGCTGCGCACCCCCAGGCACCGCGAGGGGCGAGGGTAGTGCCGCAACCCGCATCCCCCCGTCCCAGCTGCACCGCTCACCCGAACCTGGGGGCAGCCGAGGGACCTCTGTGGTCCCCACGGCTCCCTGCCTGAGCACCCTGCCTGGCCTCCTGCCCGCTGCTCCTCCGCCCGTGCTGGCTCTGGGGGTCCctgcgcggccccgccggctgcagcagcccagcccgGCCGTACTCACCATCTTGCCCCCAATGGCCCTCATGTGGTGCTGCTCTGTCAGCCACTGCTTATCCTGCGGGTCAGCTGCGTACTGCAATAAAGCAGCGAGGACCTGGCTGAACACAGGTAACGCCTCCCGCTCTGACCCCCCTCCTGCGGGACGTTGCGCCCCGTGC is from Caloenas nicobarica isolate bCalNic1 chromosome 15, bCalNic1.hap1, whole genome shotgun sequence and encodes:
- the UBE2C gene encoding ubiquitin-conjugating enzyme E2 C: MASQNADPAAVPNAAARKAAEAGATAARGAVGKRLQQELMALMMSGDKGISAFPESDNLFKWIGTIDGAAGTAYEELRYKLSLEFPSGYPYTAPTVRFLTPCYHPNVDTQGNICLDILKDKWSALYDVRTILLSIQSLLAEPNIESPLNTHAAELWKNQTAYKKYVRETYTKQAKSQET